One window from the genome of Micromonospora aurantiaca ATCC 27029 encodes:
- the gdhA gene encoding NADP-specific glutamate dehydrogenase, translated as MPEIVESVFAGVVARNPGEPEFHQAVREVLESIGPALARHPEYAEVVERVCEPERQVIFRVPWEDDRGRVRVNRGFRVEFNSALGPFKGGLRFHPSVYLGIVKFLGFEQIFKNALTGLSIGGGKGGADFDPKGRSDREVMRFCQSFMTELYRHIGPQTDVPAGDIGVGGREIGYLFGQYKRITNRYDAGVLTGKGLAYGGAQVRREATGYGAVFFADDMLRQAGDSLEGKRVVVSGSGNVAIYAIEKVHQLGGTVVACSDSGGYVVDEKGIDLALLRELKEQRRGRLAEYAEHARNAVAVADRNVWEVPCDLALPCATQNEIGGAEAAALVAGGCVAVVEGANMPTTPEAVRILGRAGVRFAPGKAANAGGVAVSGLEMQQNASRDTWTFGESEQRLREIMRDVHDRCWATAEEFGLPGDYVAGANIQGFRRVAEAMLAHGLV; from the coding sequence ATGCCGGAGATCGTCGAATCGGTGTTCGCCGGCGTGGTCGCCCGGAACCCGGGAGAGCCCGAGTTCCACCAGGCGGTCCGCGAGGTGCTGGAGAGCATCGGTCCGGCCCTGGCCCGGCATCCGGAGTACGCCGAGGTGGTCGAGCGCGTCTGCGAACCGGAGCGGCAGGTCATCTTCCGCGTGCCGTGGGAGGACGACCGGGGCCGGGTGCGGGTCAACCGCGGGTTCCGGGTGGAGTTCAACAGCGCGCTCGGCCCGTTCAAGGGCGGCCTGCGCTTCCACCCGTCGGTCTACCTGGGCATCGTGAAGTTCCTCGGGTTCGAGCAGATCTTCAAGAACGCGCTGACCGGGCTGTCCATCGGCGGCGGCAAGGGCGGCGCGGACTTCGACCCGAAGGGCCGCTCCGACCGCGAGGTGATGCGGTTCTGCCAGAGCTTCATGACCGAGCTGTACCGGCACATCGGCCCGCAGACCGACGTGCCCGCAGGTGACATCGGGGTGGGCGGCCGGGAGATCGGCTACCTGTTCGGGCAGTACAAGCGCATCACCAACCGGTACGACGCGGGCGTGCTCACCGGCAAGGGCCTGGCGTACGGGGGCGCGCAGGTGCGCCGGGAGGCGACCGGGTACGGGGCGGTGTTCTTCGCCGACGACATGCTCCGCCAGGCCGGGGACAGCCTGGAGGGCAAGCGGGTCGTGGTGTCCGGCTCCGGCAACGTGGCCATCTACGCGATCGAGAAGGTGCACCAGCTCGGCGGCACCGTGGTGGCGTGCTCGGACTCCGGCGGCTACGTGGTCGACGAGAAGGGCATCGACCTGGCGTTGCTGCGCGAGCTGAAGGAGCAGCGCCGGGGACGGCTGGCCGAGTACGCGGAGCACGCGCGCAACGCGGTGGCGGTCGCGGACCGCAACGTGTGGGAGGTGCCCTGCGACCTGGCGCTGCCCTGCGCCACGCAGAACGAGATCGGCGGCGCGGAGGCGGCCGCGCTGGTAGCGGGCGGCTGCGTCGCGGTGGTGGAGGGGGCGAACATGCCCACCACGCCGGAGGCGGTGCGGATCCTCGGCCGGGCCGGGGTGCGGTTCGCCCCGGGCAAGGCCGCCAACGCCGGCGGGGTGGCGGTGAGCGGGCTGGAGATGCAGCAGAACGCCAGCCGCGACACGTGGACGTTCGGCGAGTCGGAGCAGCGGTTGCGCGAGATCATGCGGGACGTGCACGACAGGTGCTGGGCGACCGCCGAGGAGTTCGGCCTGCCCGGCGACTACGTGGCCGGGGCGAACATCCAGGGGTTCCGGCGGGTGGCCGAGGCGATGCTGGCGCACGGCCTGGTCTGA
- a CDS encoding MazG-like family protein: protein MDATIWTTARDARAWLDAANGRGDTELTCRILKIGEEAGEVAAAWIGLLGQNPRKGVTHTREEVAAELADVAFTALVAIESLGLDAHAVLAACAGKVRSRTGVGMNRDADADV from the coding sequence GTGGACGCCACCATCTGGACGACGGCGCGGGACGCGCGCGCCTGGCTCGACGCCGCGAACGGCCGCGGCGACACCGAACTGACCTGTCGCATCCTCAAGATCGGCGAGGAGGCCGGCGAGGTCGCCGCGGCCTGGATCGGCCTGCTCGGGCAGAACCCGCGCAAGGGGGTGACGCACACCCGCGAGGAGGTCGCCGCCGAGCTGGCCGACGTGGCGTTCACCGCGCTGGTCGCCATCGAGAGCCTCGGTCTGGACGCGCACGCCGTGCTGGCCGCGTGCGCCGGCAAGGTGCGCTCGCGTACCGGAGTGGGAATGAACCGAGACGCCGACGCAGACGTATGA
- a CDS encoding pirin family protein yields the protein MDRTESLPAQTLPPGVGPTDPGSVLLPGHDVPLGRYTTVRRLLPQRQRRMVGAWCFVDHFGPDDVADRPGMEVPPHPHTGLQTVTWLLDGEILHRDSLGNVQPIRPGQLNVMTSGRGIAHSERSPLVHPPLMHGVQLWVALPDPARAGDPDFAHHADLPRFRDADLDVTLLVGDLGGERSPAVVHTPLVGAQIEVRGPAPATLPLRPDFEYGLLAMSGAAECDGTALAPGALLYLGLGRNALTLRAEPGTRLLLLGGTPFEEPLVMWWNFVGRSHEEVVAAREDWMAGRRFGVVADDAAPPLPAPALPTTRLKARDRGGDVRG from the coding sequence GTGGACCGCACCGAATCCCTGCCCGCGCAGACGCTCCCGCCGGGCGTCGGCCCGACCGACCCGGGCAGCGTGCTGCTGCCCGGCCACGACGTCCCGCTCGGCCGCTACACCACTGTGCGCCGGCTGCTGCCGCAGCGGCAGCGCCGGATGGTCGGCGCCTGGTGCTTCGTCGACCACTTCGGGCCCGACGACGTGGCCGACCGGCCCGGCATGGAGGTGCCGCCGCACCCGCACACCGGGCTGCAGACCGTCACCTGGCTGCTCGACGGGGAGATCCTGCACCGCGACAGCCTCGGCAACGTCCAGCCCATCCGCCCGGGCCAGCTCAACGTGATGACCTCCGGGCGCGGCATCGCCCACTCCGAGCGTTCCCCGCTGGTCCACCCGCCGCTGATGCACGGCGTGCAGCTGTGGGTGGCGCTGCCCGACCCGGCCCGTGCCGGTGACCCGGACTTCGCCCACCACGCCGACCTGCCCCGCTTCCGCGACGCCGACCTGGACGTCACGCTGCTCGTCGGCGACCTCGGCGGGGAACGCTCGCCCGCCGTCGTGCACACCCCGCTGGTCGGCGCGCAGATCGAGGTCCGCGGGCCGGCGCCGGCCACGCTGCCGCTGCGCCCGGACTTCGAGTACGGGCTGCTGGCCATGTCCGGTGCCGCCGAGTGCGACGGCACGGCGCTGGCCCCCGGCGCGCTGCTCTACCTGGGCCTCGGCCGGAACGCGCTGACGCTGCGCGCCGAGCCGGGCACCCGGCTGCTGCTGCTCGGCGGCACCCCGTTCGAGGAGCCGCTGGTGATGTGGTGGAACTTCGTCGGCCGCTCGCACGAGGAGGTGGTGGCCGCCCGGGAGGACTGGATGGCCGGCCGCCGCTTCGGCGTGGTCGCCGACGACGCGGCGCCGCCGCTGCCCGCGCCCGCGCTGCCCACCACCCGGCTCAAGGCCCGTGAT